One window of Candidatus Mycobacterium wuenschmannii genomic DNA carries:
- a CDS encoding DEAD/DEAH box helicase → MTLRDAREALARFSRDSRGRSIEWIVAAAEWEDDPPETLHLPDDELIPLLVELAGADLLSDRELRRIVADACDVGRLKQLHSYESGIRGAQSHRSQVDAVARRKWIPGKSWAAYFVRTLRLPSAYAGSKSEAALPDTVDVEPCVKLPPLRDFQEELCEQVIKVVSRRLASNRAILTLPTGAGKTRTTAEALLAWRQEESEPPLVLWIAQSEELCEQAVQSFREVWFDLGHRSTSFRKTLTIGRLWGERNAVPLECGVVVASIQKLHAAARDEGREMSSKDLEIIGERTGVVVIDEAHRALAPSYGAVLDRLGINPRSKQSHAALIGLTATPRRANEDETTRLRRRFHNRILNAPSLGQDPVQTLRGQGILALMRYESLDYEARRTELSATARYKKYYETFEDLHPDVLTRLGEEHRRNRRILERLLELDPGWPVLLFACSTQHAQAMASLLQRHGRTAACVLGTTRPATRRALIERFRDGNLSVLCNYGVLTTGFDAPRVRCVVVARPTASRILYEQMVGRGMRGPEFGGTEQCLVIDVDDNIQWRHAPVAIEGQSLEVEMRNVR, encoded by the coding sequence ATGACCCTGCGCGATGCGAGAGAGGCGTTGGCAAGATTCTCGAGAGACAGCCGAGGACGCTCAATTGAGTGGATTGTAGCGGCGGCCGAGTGGGAGGACGATCCGCCCGAAACGCTGCATCTCCCGGACGATGAGCTGATTCCACTACTCGTCGAGCTTGCAGGTGCCGACTTACTTAGTGATCGTGAATTGAGGCGGATAGTCGCTGATGCATGCGATGTAGGCCGCCTGAAACAGCTTCACAGCTACGAGTCGGGGATCCGCGGCGCGCAAAGCCATCGGTCTCAGGTCGACGCCGTTGCCCGGCGGAAGTGGATTCCAGGTAAGTCGTGGGCAGCATACTTTGTTCGTACACTTCGCCTTCCGTCTGCCTACGCGGGGTCGAAGAGTGAAGCGGCACTGCCCGACACAGTTGACGTCGAGCCCTGCGTAAAGCTGCCGCCACTACGCGACTTTCAGGAGGAACTCTGCGAGCAGGTGATCAAGGTTGTGAGCCGACGATTGGCCAGCAATCGCGCGATCCTTACCCTTCCTACCGGAGCAGGGAAAACACGGACGACAGCGGAAGCACTTTTGGCCTGGCGGCAGGAGGAATCTGAGCCCCCGCTTGTTTTGTGGATCGCGCAGAGTGAAGAGCTCTGCGAGCAAGCCGTTCAATCATTTCGAGAGGTCTGGTTCGATCTCGGCCATCGGAGCACATCCTTCAGGAAGACCCTGACCATCGGCCGGTTGTGGGGCGAGCGGAATGCCGTCCCACTCGAGTGCGGAGTTGTAGTTGCCAGCATTCAGAAGTTGCACGCTGCTGCGAGGGATGAAGGCCGCGAGATGTCGTCCAAGGATCTCGAGATTATCGGCGAGCGTACGGGGGTCGTCGTCATTGATGAAGCACACCGGGCGCTGGCGCCGAGTTACGGTGCAGTGCTGGACCGGTTGGGAATTAATCCGAGGAGCAAGCAATCACACGCGGCGCTGATTGGACTGACAGCAACTCCGCGTCGCGCAAATGAAGACGAGACGACCAGACTGCGCCGTCGCTTCCACAACCGCATCCTTAACGCTCCCAGCTTGGGTCAAGACCCCGTGCAAACGCTTCGTGGACAAGGCATTTTGGCGTTGATGAGATATGAGAGTTTGGACTATGAAGCGAGACGAACTGAGCTATCGGCGACGGCCAGGTACAAAAAGTATTATGAGACTTTCGAGGATCTACATCCGGATGTACTGACGAGATTGGGCGAGGAGCACCGTAGAAACCGGCGCATCCTCGAGCGGCTCCTCGAGCTCGATCCAGGATGGCCGGTCTTGCTATTCGCATGCTCGACACAGCATGCGCAGGCGATGGCCAGCCTGCTGCAGCGCCACGGTCGCACCGCTGCATGTGTTCTTGGTACAACAAGACCTGCTACGCGCCGAGCTCTGATCGAACGGTTTCGGGATGGCAACCTCTCGGTCCTCTGCAATTACGGAGTACTGACTACCGGTTTCGATGCGCCTAGGGTTCGTTGCGTGGTGGTGGCTCGCCCAACCGCGAGTCGCATTCTGTACGAGCAGATGGTCGGCAGGGGGATGAGGGGTCCCGAATTTGGCGGAACTGAGCAATGCCTTGTTATCGACGTTGACGACAACATCCAGTGGCGACATGCGCCTGTCGCGATTGAAGGTCAGAGTCTCGAGGTTGAGATGCGAAACGTTCGATGA
- a CDS encoding GH92 family glycosyl hydrolase gives MRSRRGAVAFIAAALLVSAMLVSATPTSYEPPPMVADPVEHVDTLIGTGNGGKTVGEINNFPGPSVPFGMVQYSPDTVGNYAGYSHSNGRSTGFSMTHASVGCPAFGDISMMPTTGEVGDEPWNASEEIAHNRDERGVPGYYTVRLPSAGVTAELTATNRTGVGRFHYPNDRAARFFVRPGGSLGGTSAANIKISDDHTTITGSATSGGFCGKNNVYTVYFVMKFNQPFTAFGTWDGYSVFPNGRSAYSSYQGSSGGYVEFPAGSDLEVRTALSYVDIDGAQKNLDEAAAGFDDIRAAASHQWNDALARIRVAGYSEDDIVTFYSALYHSLLNPNTFNDADGRYIGFDREIHNVAPGHTQYANYSDWDTYRGVAALQAMVFPREASDMAQSLVNDAEQSGSFPRWALANTATAEMTGDSVVPLIANFYAFGARDFDTQRALHFMLDAATEGGVGRNGYVERPAIGTYLRRGYLPLPSSSCHGSFPAASISLEWSVDDFAISQFASALGDSDTARDFQDRAQYWQNLFNPTTHSIQPRNSLGFFPEGPAVVPPGKGCFSQVGFDEGNAEQYVWYVPQNVAGLVTALGGRDAVSERLDKFTSQLNVGPVDPYLWAGNEPNFSVPWLYNHLGQPWKTQALVDRIRSELFSPTPNGEPGNDDLGAMSAWFVWASLGLYPFLPGTSVLTVNTPLFDKVEIALPDGKFIRVSAPGASGHHRMQYISGLHVDGKSTDKTFLPESLLAGGGELAFSLASKPNKSWGTAADSVPPSFGTGSLAVTMNVSPSILTMDAGAETDVTVSVQRMLDGPDDYEISGKSPAEGISVEPVSGKFDGGGAGTSTVTVKVAEGVRDGYYPIELTTKAGKGERTFMLLVAVGEGGVGSG, from the coding sequence ATGCGGTCACGTCGGGGTGCCGTTGCGTTCATCGCGGCTGCTCTGCTGGTCAGTGCGATGCTGGTCAGTGCTACGCCCACGTCCTACGAGCCGCCGCCGATGGTGGCCGACCCCGTCGAGCACGTCGACACCCTGATCGGCACCGGCAACGGCGGCAAGACCGTTGGCGAGATCAACAACTTCCCCGGTCCGTCGGTGCCGTTCGGGATGGTGCAGTACTCGCCGGACACCGTCGGCAACTACGCGGGGTACAGCCACTCCAACGGGCGCTCGACCGGGTTCAGCATGACGCACGCCTCGGTGGGGTGCCCGGCGTTCGGGGACATCTCGATGATGCCAACGACGGGCGAGGTTGGCGACGAGCCGTGGAACGCCTCGGAGGAGATCGCGCATAACCGTGACGAGCGCGGTGTGCCCGGCTATTACACGGTGCGGTTGCCGTCAGCGGGTGTGACGGCGGAGCTCACCGCCACTAACCGCACCGGCGTTGGGCGCTTTCACTATCCGAATGATCGCGCGGCGCGGTTCTTCGTGCGGCCCGGCGGATCGCTGGGCGGTACGTCGGCCGCGAACATCAAAATCAGCGACGACCACACGACGATCACCGGGTCGGCCACCAGCGGGGGGTTCTGCGGTAAGAACAACGTCTACACCGTGTACTTCGTGATGAAGTTCAATCAGCCGTTCACGGCATTCGGGACCTGGGACGGGTATTCGGTCTTCCCCAACGGTCGCAGCGCCTACTCGAGCTACCAGGGGTCCAGCGGGGGATACGTCGAGTTTCCCGCCGGCTCGGACCTCGAAGTGCGAACGGCGTTGTCCTACGTGGACATTGACGGTGCGCAGAAGAATCTCGACGAGGCGGCCGCGGGTTTCGACGACATCCGGGCTGCCGCGTCTCATCAGTGGAATGACGCGTTGGCGCGGATCAGGGTGGCCGGCTACTCCGAAGACGACATCGTCACCTTCTACTCCGCGCTCTACCATTCGCTGTTGAATCCCAACACTTTTAACGACGCTGACGGTCGTTACATCGGCTTCGACCGCGAGATCCACAATGTGGCGCCCGGGCATACCCAGTACGCCAACTACTCCGACTGGGATACCTACCGTGGCGTGGCGGCGCTGCAGGCGATGGTGTTCCCGCGCGAGGCCAGCGACATGGCGCAGTCGCTGGTCAACGACGCCGAGCAGAGCGGATCGTTTCCTCGGTGGGCTCTGGCCAACACCGCGACCGCGGAGATGACCGGCGACAGCGTGGTGCCGCTGATCGCGAACTTCTATGCGTTCGGCGCCAGGGACTTTGACACTCAGCGGGCACTGCACTTCATGCTCGACGCCGCGACCGAGGGTGGGGTCGGGCGCAACGGCTACGTGGAGCGGCCAGCCATCGGCACGTACCTTCGTCGGGGCTATCTGCCTTTACCGTCGTCGTCCTGTCACGGGTCATTCCCGGCGGCGTCGATCTCGCTGGAGTGGTCGGTCGACGACTTCGCGATCTCTCAATTCGCTTCTGCACTCGGTGATTCGGATACAGCACGAGATTTTCAGGATCGGGCGCAGTATTGGCAGAACCTGTTCAATCCGACGACGCATTCGATCCAGCCCCGCAATTCTTTGGGCTTTTTTCCCGAGGGCCCGGCCGTGGTGCCGCCCGGCAAAGGCTGCTTCAGCCAGGTCGGATTCGACGAGGGCAACGCCGAGCAGTACGTCTGGTACGTGCCGCAGAACGTCGCCGGCCTGGTGACGGCGTTGGGTGGTCGCGACGCGGTGTCCGAGCGCCTCGACAAGTTCACTTCGCAGTTGAACGTTGGTCCGGTGGACCCGTATCTGTGGGCTGGCAACGAGCCGAACTTCTCAGTGCCGTGGCTGTACAACCACCTCGGGCAGCCTTGGAAGACACAAGCTTTGGTCGACCGGATTCGCAGCGAGCTGTTCAGCCCGACGCCGAATGGTGAGCCCGGCAACGACGACCTGGGCGCGATGTCGGCGTGGTTCGTATGGGCGTCGTTGGGGCTGTATCCCTTTCTGCCGGGGACGTCGGTGCTGACGGTGAACACGCCGCTGTTCGACAAGGTCGAGATCGCCTTGCCTGACGGCAAATTCATTCGTGTGTCGGCGCCTGGGGCGTCCGGGCATCACCGGATGCAGTACATCTCCGGGTTGCACGTCGATGGCAAATCGACGGACAAGACGTTTCTTCCGGAGTCGCTCCTCGCCGGCGGCGGCGAGCTGGCGTTCTCGTTGGCCTCGAAGCCGAACAAGTCGTGGGGGACTGCTGCAGACTCGGTGCCGCCGTCATTCGGGACGGGCAGTCTGGCGGTGACGATGAATGTGTCGCCTTCCATCCTCACGATGGACGCCGGGGCGGAGACCGATGTGACGGTCAGCGTCCAGCGGATGCTCGACGGGCCTGACGACTACGAGATCTCTGGAAAGTCCCCTGCCGAAGGCATTTCCGTGGAGCCGGTGTCGGGGAAGTTCGACGGTGGCGGGGCTGGGACGTCGACGGTGACGGTCAAGGTCGCGGAGGGCGTGCGGGATGGGTATTACCCCATAGAGCTGACGACCAAGGCCGGCAAGGGGGAGCGGACGTTCATGTTGCTGGTTGCTGTCGGCGAGGGCGGGGTGGGGAGTGGGTGA
- a CDS encoding 3'-5' exonuclease codes for MKTKVEIHDLFQNSYDELDGSIKSRVLNFIMKLQQDSEATGLDFKQPKGAASKHVRTARVTDNYRAVLVNAGSDDDSGRLYLVAVKKHDDAYKFAETLTLQVNEKTGAAELYDPIALGHAMDHARAGIDSSGGARPLMPTTVSQADLERFGVAPDVAAELKQITTEDALQKLVEALPGSQGNAVLDLAFGKDPQDVWNDLVIEDPGPIDVDDFEAALKRPLSRLSFTAVEGDNEEELQAVLEGEFAKWRVWLHPLQRKLATHEGWNGPFRVTGGAGTGKTVTAIHRARFLGRRLDESGADAKVKVLFTTFTRNLAQTIEGQLIQLAGPSVTDRVYVVNLDSLARTVVAATDAGRKFVNSSKVIPDYQLEPLWRTAAQAAKGDWDPGFLGDEWSQVVLGNGIVDEAAYLRIARSGRSQRLSRPQRADVWLAIEQFQLLMRAQGQTTFTELASRAAMVLESDPGLRDQFGYLHAVIDEAQDLHPAHWKLLRALVPAGTDDLFIVGDAHQRIYGKAAPLSRFGIETRGRARRLTVNYRTSREILRWCLQIADADADDLDTSSDTLAGARSVFHGPEPESFGFKSKSDEDKGIVSKIEQWVLDGYSRSDIAVFTYERNDVREICESLEAAGIDTGVVNESTKEERLGDVVRVMTMHRAKGLEYRGVAMARLGSKSFPPHFVQQKHGDEKDQEEKRLLRVLYVAGSRARERLALFWTGELSPLLNRT; via the coding sequence ATGAAAACAAAGGTAGAGATTCACGATCTTTTTCAGAACTCTTACGACGAGCTCGATGGGAGCATCAAGAGTCGGGTCTTGAACTTCATCATGAAGCTTCAACAAGACTCGGAAGCGACCGGGTTGGACTTCAAGCAACCGAAAGGCGCTGCCAGCAAACATGTTCGGACCGCACGGGTAACTGACAATTACCGCGCGGTCCTCGTAAATGCAGGTTCGGATGACGACAGTGGCCGGTTGTATCTCGTTGCTGTTAAGAAGCACGACGACGCATACAAGTTTGCCGAGACGCTAACGCTACAGGTCAACGAAAAGACCGGCGCCGCTGAGCTTTACGACCCGATCGCCCTGGGTCATGCCATGGATCACGCGCGCGCAGGTATCGACTCCAGTGGCGGCGCCCGACCATTGATGCCCACCACGGTAAGCCAGGCCGACCTTGAGCGATTCGGCGTGGCGCCCGACGTCGCGGCGGAGCTGAAACAGATCACCACAGAAGACGCCCTGCAGAAGCTCGTGGAAGCGTTGCCAGGTTCTCAAGGCAACGCCGTCCTCGACCTCGCATTCGGCAAGGATCCGCAGGATGTCTGGAACGACCTCGTCATCGAAGACCCGGGCCCGATTGATGTCGATGACTTCGAGGCAGCGCTCAAGCGTCCCTTGTCACGGCTGAGTTTCACTGCTGTTGAAGGAGATAACGAGGAAGAATTGCAGGCCGTCCTGGAGGGCGAGTTCGCAAAGTGGCGAGTCTGGCTCCATCCACTGCAGCGCAAGCTCGCTACCCATGAAGGATGGAACGGGCCTTTCCGCGTTACGGGGGGCGCCGGTACTGGCAAGACCGTCACCGCCATTCACCGTGCCCGGTTTCTCGGGAGGCGTCTTGACGAGTCCGGCGCGGATGCCAAGGTAAAGGTCCTATTCACCACTTTCACTCGCAACCTTGCGCAGACGATCGAGGGCCAGCTGATCCAGCTTGCCGGCCCATCTGTCACCGACCGCGTTTACGTCGTCAACCTGGACTCGTTGGCTCGAACCGTTGTCGCAGCGACCGACGCCGGCAGGAAGTTTGTGAACTCTTCGAAAGTCATTCCCGACTACCAGCTGGAGCCCCTCTGGCGCACTGCTGCACAGGCGGCGAAAGGGGATTGGGATCCAGGATTCTTGGGCGACGAATGGTCGCAAGTCGTGCTCGGCAACGGAATCGTCGATGAGGCTGCGTACCTTCGGATTGCACGCAGCGGTCGGTCGCAGCGCCTGAGTCGTCCTCAGCGCGCTGATGTGTGGCTCGCCATCGAACAATTCCAACTGCTGATGCGTGCACAAGGCCAGACCACCTTCACCGAGCTGGCGTCCCGCGCGGCCATGGTGCTCGAATCCGATCCCGGATTGCGAGACCAGTTCGGATATCTGCACGCAGTAATTGATGAAGCACAAGACTTGCACCCTGCTCACTGGAAGCTGTTGCGAGCGCTTGTGCCTGCCGGCACCGACGATCTCTTCATCGTCGGGGATGCTCATCAACGGATCTACGGCAAGGCCGCACCTCTATCGCGTTTTGGTATCGAGACCCGTGGCCGCGCCCGCCGGCTGACGGTGAACTATCGGACGAGTCGAGAGATCCTCCGGTGGTGCTTGCAGATTGCCGATGCCGACGCCGACGACCTCGATACATCGTCGGACACTCTTGCCGGCGCTCGCTCAGTGTTCCACGGACCAGAGCCGGAATCGTTTGGCTTTAAGTCGAAGTCGGACGAGGACAAAGGAATCGTCAGCAAGATCGAGCAATGGGTTCTTGATGGATATTCGCGGTCTGACATCGCGGTGTTCACCTATGAACGCAACGACGTACGCGAGATCTGCGAGTCGCTCGAAGCCGCTGGCATTGATACCGGGGTGGTCAACGAGAGCACCAAGGAGGAGAGGCTCGGCGACGTCGTGCGCGTCATGACGATGCACCGGGCCAAAGGCCTGGAGTACCGCGGCGTCGCAATGGCCCGGTTGGGCTCTAAGTCCTTTCCGCCTCACTTCGTCCAGCAGAAGCACGGCGATGAAAAAGATCAAGAGGAAAAAAGGCTGTTGCGCGTCCTCTACGTGGCGGGCTCGAGAGCGCGCGAGAGGCTGGCATTGTTCTGGACAGGTGAGCTTTCACCGCTTCTCAACCGGACGTAG